One part of the Streptomyces lienomycini genome encodes these proteins:
- a CDS encoding HU family DNA-binding protein, whose amino-acid sequence MNRSELVAALADRAEVTRKDADAVLAAFAEVVGDIVSKGDEKVTIPGFLTFERTHRAARTARNPQTGEPIQIPAGYSVKVSAGSKLKEAAKGK is encoded by the coding sequence ATGAACCGCAGTGAGCTGGTGGCCGCGCTGGCCGACCGCGCCGAGGTGACCCGCAAGGACGCCGACGCCGTGCTGGCCGCGTTCGCCGAGGTTGTCGGCGACATCGTCTCCAAGGGCGACGAGAAGGTCACGATCCCCGGCTTCCTGACCTTCGAGCGCACCCACCGTGCCGCTCGCACCGCCCGCAACCCGCAGACCGGCGAGCCGATCCAGATTCCGGCCGGCTACAGCGTCAAGGTCTCGGCGGGCTCCAAGCTCAAGGAAGCCGCCAAGGGCAAGTAG
- a CDS encoding HelD family protein, producing the protein MAAQAQQDSAVDSAHASVRGDSAREDSVRDREIDVEQAHLDRVYRRLEEKIHEAEFLMHDAAQRGHVGTPGALAERDAQVFRAGIHLNRLNNEFEDFLFGRIDLLLGKDGKKGPDGAYTAVEPAEGALGPDNTADIAETLHIGRIGVLDDDYAPLVIDWRAPAAAPFYRSTPVDPGRVVRRRVIRSKGRRVLGVEDDLMRPEVTARLDGEELAVVGDGALMAALGQARTHSMRDIVASIQAEQDQVIRAPAASVTYVEGGPGTGKTAVALHRAAYLLYQDRRRYAGGILIVSPTPLLVAYTEGVLPSLGEEGQVAIRAIGSLVDGAEATLYDSPATARAKGSARMLRVLRRAARGALEPADSPTLLRVVAFGRRLELEAEELAGIRHTVLGGTAPVNLLRPRARRLLLDALWAKSGAGTRHTDPELAAELRSSFDEDVSSEDSFTGFLDAWWPELTPGAVLAAMADERRLGRWARRVLNPGEVRKVARSLRREGHSVHDIALLDELQAIVGTPARPRKRREQDPLDQLTGLEELMPQREETQWERAERLAQERTEYAHVIVDEAQDLTPMQWRMVGRRGRHATWTVVGDPAQSSWSDPDEAAAARDEALGTRPRRRFELTVNYRNPAEIAELAAKVLALAMPGSPSPSAVRSTGVRPRFAVVRDSLARTVRAEAARLLDLVDGTVGVVVAMNRREEARRWLEGLGDRVVALGSLEAKGLEYDATVVVSPAEVADESPAGLRVLYVALTRATQQLTVVSSERDEPDGSGVPDLLRD; encoded by the coding sequence GTGGCCGCACAGGCTCAACAGGATTCAGCGGTCGACTCGGCGCACGCGTCCGTACGAGGGGACTCCGCGCGGGAGGACTCCGTACGGGACCGAGAGATCGACGTGGAACAGGCGCACCTCGACCGGGTGTACCGCCGCCTCGAGGAGAAGATCCACGAGGCCGAGTTCCTCATGCACGACGCCGCGCAGCGCGGCCACGTCGGCACGCCCGGCGCCCTCGCCGAGCGCGACGCGCAGGTCTTCCGGGCCGGCATCCACCTCAACCGCCTGAACAACGAGTTCGAGGACTTCCTGTTCGGCCGGATCGACCTGCTCCTCGGCAAGGACGGCAAGAAGGGCCCGGACGGCGCGTACACGGCGGTCGAGCCCGCCGAGGGCGCCCTCGGGCCCGACAACACCGCCGACATCGCCGAGACCCTGCACATCGGCCGCATCGGCGTCCTGGACGACGACTACGCCCCGCTGGTCATCGACTGGCGGGCGCCCGCCGCCGCCCCCTTCTACCGGTCCACGCCGGTCGACCCGGGCCGCGTCGTGCGCCGACGGGTGATCCGCTCCAAGGGGCGGCGCGTCCTCGGCGTCGAGGACGACCTCATGCGGCCCGAGGTCACCGCCCGCCTGGACGGCGAGGAGCTGGCCGTGGTCGGCGACGGCGCCCTGATGGCCGCCCTCGGGCAGGCCCGCACCCACTCCATGCGCGACATCGTGGCGTCCATCCAGGCCGAGCAGGACCAGGTGATCCGCGCCCCCGCCGCCTCCGTGACCTACGTCGAGGGCGGCCCCGGCACCGGCAAGACCGCCGTCGCCCTGCACCGGGCGGCGTACCTGCTCTACCAGGACCGGCGCCGGTACGCGGGCGGCATCCTCATCGTCTCCCCGACACCGCTGCTCGTGGCGTACACCGAGGGCGTGCTGCCCTCCCTCGGCGAGGAGGGGCAGGTCGCCATCCGCGCGATCGGCTCCCTGGTCGACGGCGCGGAGGCCACGCTGTACGACTCCCCGGCCACCGCCCGCGCCAAGGGTTCCGCCCGCATGCTCAGGGTGCTGCGCAGGGCCGCCCGGGGAGCGCTGGAGCCGGCCGACTCGCCGACGCTGCTCAGGGTCGTCGCCTTCGGCCGCCGCCTCGAACTGGAGGCCGAGGAGCTGGCCGGCATCCGCCACACCGTCCTCGGCGGCACCGCGCCCGTCAACCTGCTGCGCCCCCGTGCCCGCCGGCTGCTCCTGGACGCCCTGTGGGCGAAGTCGGGCGCCGGCACCCGGCACACCGACCCCGAGCTGGCCGCCGAGCTGCGCTCCTCCTTCGACGAGGACGTCAGCTCCGAGGACTCCTTCACCGGCTTCCTGGACGCCTGGTGGCCCGAGCTGACCCCGGGCGCCGTGCTGGCCGCCATGGCGGACGAGCGGCGCCTGGGCCGCTGGGCCCGGCGGGTGCTGAACCCGGGCGAGGTCCGCAAGGTCGCCCGCTCGCTGCGGCGCGAGGGCCACTCCGTGCACGACATCGCCCTGCTCGACGAACTCCAGGCGATCGTCGGCACCCCGGCCCGCCCCCGCAAGCGGCGCGAGCAGGATCCGCTGGACCAGCTCACCGGCCTGGAGGAGCTGATGCCGCAGCGCGAGGAGACCCAGTGGGAGCGCGCCGAGCGCCTCGCCCAGGAGCGCACCGAGTACGCGCACGTCATCGTCGACGAGGCGCAGGACCTCACGCCCATGCAGTGGCGCATGGTCGGCCGCCGCGGCCGGCACGCCACCTGGACGGTCGTCGGCGACCCCGCCCAGTCCTCCTGGTCCGACCCCGACGAGGCCGCCGCCGCCCGTGACGAGGCCCTCGGCACCCGTCCGCGCCGCCGCTTCGAGCTGACCGTGAACTACCGCAACCCGGCCGAGATCGCCGAGCTGGCGGCGAAGGTCCTGGCGCTGGCCATGCCCGGCTCGCCGTCCCCGTCGGCCGTCCGCTCGACCGGCGTGCGGCCGCGCTTCGCGGTGGTGCGGGACTCCCTCGCCCGGACGGTCCGCGCGGAGGCGGCCCGGCTGCTCGACCTCGTGGACGGCACCGTCGGCGTCGTCGTCGCCATGAACCGGCGCGAGGAGGCCCGGCGCTGGCTGGAGGGGCTCGGCGACCGCGTGGTGGCGCTGGGCAGCCTGGAGGCCAAGGGCCTGGAGTACGACGCCACGGTCGTGGTCTCCCCGGCCGAGGTCGCCGACGAGTCGCCCGCCGGACTGCGCGTGCTGTACGTCGCCCTCACCCGGGCCACCCAGCAGCTGACGGTCGTCTCCAGCGAGCGGGACGAGCCGGACGGCTCGGGGGTGCCGGACCTGCTGCGCGACTGA
- a CDS encoding uroporphyrinogen-III synthase translates to MDDVSDADGGGGKARRPDHGPLAGFTVGVTAARRADELGALLGRRGAAVQYAPALRIVPLSDDAELMSATKRIVDRAPDVVVATTAIGFRGWVEAADGWGLGDALLERLRAVELLARGPKVKGAVRAAGLTERWSPASESMAEVLDRLLEEGVAGRRIAVQLHGEPLPGFVEALREAGADVVGVPVYRWLPPEDLGPVDRLLDAAVSRGVDAVTFTSAPAAVSLLGRAEERGLLPDLLAAFGHDVLPACVGPVTAVPLQAHGVATVQPERFRLGPLVQLLCQELPARARALPVAGYRLEIRGHAVLVDGDPRPVPPAGMALLRALARRPGWVVPRAELLRALPGTGRDEHAVETAMARLRTSLGAPKLIQTVVKRGYRLSLDPATDAKYTTD, encoded by the coding sequence ATGGACGACGTGAGCGACGCGGACGGCGGGGGCGGGAAGGCGCGGCGGCCCGACCACGGTCCGCTGGCCGGATTCACCGTGGGCGTGACCGCCGCCCGCCGGGCCGACGAACTGGGCGCGCTGCTGGGGCGGCGCGGTGCCGCCGTCCAGTACGCGCCGGCGCTGCGGATCGTGCCGCTCTCCGACGACGCCGAGCTGATGTCCGCGACCAAGAGGATCGTCGACCGGGCCCCGGACGTCGTCGTCGCCACCACCGCCATCGGGTTCAGGGGGTGGGTCGAGGCCGCGGACGGCTGGGGGCTCGGCGACGCGCTGCTGGAACGGCTGCGCGCGGTGGAGCTGCTGGCGCGCGGGCCCAAGGTCAAGGGGGCGGTGCGGGCCGCGGGACTCACCGAGCGCTGGTCACCGGCGTCGGAGTCGATGGCCGAGGTGCTCGACCGGCTCCTGGAGGAAGGCGTCGCGGGCCGCCGGATCGCCGTACAGCTGCACGGTGAGCCGCTGCCGGGGTTCGTGGAGGCGCTGCGCGAGGCCGGCGCCGACGTCGTCGGGGTGCCCGTGTACCGGTGGCTGCCGCCGGAGGACCTCGGCCCCGTGGACCGGTTGCTGGACGCCGCCGTGTCGCGGGGCGTGGACGCCGTGACGTTCACCAGCGCGCCCGCCGCGGTGTCCCTGCTGGGCCGGGCCGAGGAGCGGGGTCTGCTGCCGGACCTGCTCGCCGCGTTCGGGCACGACGTGCTGCCGGCCTGCGTCGGACCGGTCACCGCGGTGCCGCTCCAGGCACACGGCGTCGCCACGGTCCAGCCCGAACGCTTCCGGCTCGGCCCCCTCGTCCAACTGCTCTGCCAGGAGCTGCCGGCCCGCGCCCGCGCCCTGCCGGTCGCCGGGTACCGGCTGGAGATCCGCGGCCACGCGGTGCTCGTCGACGGCGACCCGAGGCCCGTGCCGCCCGCCGGCATGGCCCTGCTGCGTGCCCTCGCCCGGCGGCCCGGCTGGGTCGTGCCCCGCGCGGAGCTGCTGCGCGCCCTGCCGGGCACCGGCCGCGACGAACACGCCGTCGAGACCGCGATGGCCCGCCTGCGCACGTCCCTCGGCGCCCCCAAGCTGATCCAGACGGTGGTCAAGCGCGGCTACCGCCTGTCCCTGGACCCGGCCACGGACGCCAAGTACACGACGGACTGA
- the murA gene encoding UDP-N-acetylglucosamine 1-carboxyvinyltransferase: MTVNGADDVLLVHGGTPLEGEIRVRGAKNLVPKAMVAALLGSAPSRLRNVPDIRDVRVVRGLLQLHGVTVRPGEEPGELVMDPTHVESANVADIDAHAGSSRIPILFCGPLLHRLGHAFIPGLGGCDIGGRPIDFHFDVLRQFGATIEKRADGQYLEAPQRLRGTKINLPYPSVGATEQVLLTAVLAEGVTELSNAAVEPEIEDLICVLQKMGAIIAMDTDRTIRITGVDELGGYTHRALSDRLEAASWASAALATEGNIYVRGAQQRSMMTFLNTFRKVGGAFEIDDEGIRFWHPGGRLKSIALETDVHPGFQTDWQQPLVVALTQATGLSIVHETVYESRLGFTSALNQMGAHIQLYRECLGGSDCRFGQRNFLHSAVVSGPTKLEGADLVIPDLRGGFSYLIAALAAQGTSRVHGIDLINRGYENFMDKLVELGAKVELPGKALG, translated from the coding sequence ATGACCGTCAACGGCGCTGATGACGTACTCCTTGTCCACGGCGGAACCCCGCTGGAGGGCGAGATCCGGGTCCGCGGTGCGAAGAACCTCGTGCCGAAGGCCATGGTGGCCGCCCTGCTGGGCAGTGCGCCGAGCCGGCTGCGCAACGTGCCGGACATCCGCGACGTGCGGGTCGTACGCGGACTGCTGCAGCTGCACGGGGTGACCGTCCGTCCGGGCGAGGAGCCCGGCGAGCTGGTGATGGACCCGACCCACGTGGAGAGCGCGAACGTCGCCGACATCGATGCCCACGCGGGCTCGTCGCGCATCCCGATCCTGTTCTGCGGCCCGCTGCTGCACCGCCTCGGGCACGCCTTCATCCCGGGTCTGGGCGGCTGCGACATCGGCGGCCGGCCCATCGACTTCCACTTCGACGTGCTGCGGCAGTTCGGGGCGACGATCGAGAAGCGGGCGGACGGCCAGTACCTGGAGGCTCCGCAGCGGCTGCGCGGTACGAAGATCAACCTGCCGTACCCGTCCGTCGGCGCGACCGAGCAGGTGCTGCTGACGGCCGTGCTGGCCGAGGGCGTCACGGAGCTGTCCAACGCGGCCGTCGAACCGGAGATCGAGGACCTGATCTGCGTCCTGCAGAAAATGGGCGCGATCATCGCGATGGACACCGACCGCACGATCCGCATCACGGGCGTGGACGAGCTGGGCGGTTACACCCACCGTGCCCTCTCGGACCGCCTGGAGGCCGCCTCCTGGGCCTCGGCGGCGCTGGCCACCGAGGGCAACATCTATGTCCGCGGCGCCCAGCAGCGCTCGATGATGACGTTCCTGAACACCTTCCGGAAGGTGGGCGGCGCGTTCGAGATCGACGACGAGGGCATCCGCTTCTGGCACCCGGGCGGGCGGCTGAAGTCCATCGCCCTGGAGACGGACGTGCACCCCGGCTTCCAGACGGACTGGCAGCAGCCCCTGGTGGTGGCCCTGACGCAGGCCACGGGGCTGTCCATCGTCCACGAGACGGTGTACGAGTCCCGGCTGGGCTTCACCTCGGCGCTCAACCAGATGGGCGCCCACATCCAGCTCTACCGCGAGTGCCTCGGCGGCTCGGACTGCCGCTTCGGCCAGCGCAACTTCCTGCACTCGGCCGTCGTCTCCGGCCCGACCAAGCTGGAGGGCGCCGACCTGGTCATCCCCGACCTGCGCGGCGGCTTCTCGTACCTGATCGCCGCCCTCGCGGCCCAGGGCACCTCCCGGGTCCACGGCATCGACCTGATCAACCGGGGCTACGAGAACTTCATGGACAAGCTCGTCGAGCTGGGCGCGAAGGTCGAGCTTCCGGGCAAGGCCCTGGGCTGA
- a CDS encoding sigma-70 family RNA polymerase sigma factor, with the protein MSQSSSEPDEELMRALYREHAGPLLAYVLRLVAGDRQRAEDVVQETLIRAWKNAGQLNRATGSVRPWLVTVARRIVIDGHRSRQARPQEVDPSPLEVIPAEDEIDKALWLMTLSDALDDLTPAHREVLVETYFKGRTVNEAAQTLGIPSGTVRSRVFYALRSMKLALEERGVTA; encoded by the coding sequence ATGTCGCAGTCGTCCTCGGAACCCGACGAGGAGCTGATGCGCGCGCTGTACCGCGAGCACGCCGGCCCCTTGCTGGCCTATGTGCTGCGGCTGGTCGCGGGGGACCGCCAGCGCGCCGAGGACGTCGTCCAGGAGACGCTCATCCGTGCCTGGAAGAACGCCGGTCAGCTCAACCGGGCGACCGGATCGGTACGCCCCTGGCTGGTGACGGTCGCGCGTCGCATCGTCATCGACGGCCACCGCAGCCGGCAGGCCCGGCCGCAGGAGGTCGATCCGTCGCCGCTGGAGGTCATCCCCGCGGAGGACGAGATCGACAAGGCGCTGTGGCTGATGACGCTGTCGGACGCGCTCGACGACCTGACCCCGGCCCACCGGGAGGTCCTCGTCGAGACGTACTTCAAGGGGCGTACCGTCAATGAGGCGGCGCAGACACTGGGCATACCCAGCGGCACCGTTCGCTCCCGGGTGTTCTACGCCCTGCGTTCGATGAAGCTGGCTCTGGAGGAGCGGGGGGTGACGGCGTGA
- a CDS encoding anti-sigma factor family protein, translating to MQGSPAPNEHETVGAYALGILDDAEATAFEAHLATCDWCAQQLDELAGLEPMMAALADLPGTGTPAIAESLTAKPSPRLSEKLVDEVAERRARKRRRNLYLVGTAAALIIGGPFAAVATTGGGGGDDGGGRRTEAAQPTAASPAESAFAAMPDRVTATDPATRVSATVALQRKAWGTETVLELKNLRGPQKCSLIAVGKNGERETLTSWTVPDRGYGIPDATADKGGKPLYVHGGAAFEPNQISHFEVMTFDGKRLVEVDA from the coding sequence ATGCAGGGATCACCGGCGCCGAACGAGCACGAGACCGTCGGCGCCTACGCCCTCGGAATCCTCGACGACGCCGAGGCGACGGCCTTCGAGGCCCACCTCGCCACCTGCGACTGGTGCGCCCAGCAGCTCGACGAGCTGGCCGGCCTGGAGCCGATGATGGCCGCGCTCGCGGATCTGCCGGGCACCGGCACACCCGCGATCGCCGAGTCGCTCACCGCGAAGCCGAGCCCCCGGCTCTCGGAGAAGCTCGTCGACGAGGTCGCCGAACGCCGCGCGCGCAAACGCCGACGCAACCTCTACCTGGTGGGCACCGCGGCCGCGCTGATCATCGGCGGCCCGTTCGCCGCCGTGGCGACCACGGGCGGAGGGGGAGGCGACGACGGCGGCGGCCGCAGGACCGAGGCGGCGCAGCCGACCGCGGCGAGCCCCGCCGAGTCCGCCTTCGCCGCCATGCCGGACCGGGTCACCGCCACCGACCCGGCCACCCGGGTCAGCGCGACCGTGGCCCTGCAGAGGAAGGCCTGGGGCACCGAGACGGTCCTGGAGCTGAAGAACCTCCGGGGCCCCCAGAAGTGCTCCCTGATCGCCGTCGGCAAGAACGGCGAGCGGGAGACCCTCACCTCCTGGACGGTCCCCGACCGGGGCTACGGCATCCCCGACGCCACCGCCGACAAGGGCGGGAAGCCGCTCTACGTGCACGGCGGCGCCGCCTTCGAACCCAACCAGATCTCCCACTTCGAGGTCATGACCTTCGACGGGAAGCGACTGGTGGAGGTCGACGCGTAG
- a CDS encoding CGNR zinc finger domain-containing protein produces MALGTATDPYELRFDTGRICLDLIATTHPVERLGSLDALRAWITGSGLVPPGTPLAHADPSWLTGFRELRCETARLVRARPAPRARPYDLALARVNELALAAPPAPRAVPGEDGVLVRELTGPPRCSALLGALARDAVELLTDPVARAGLRQCEGDNCPIVYLDTSRGRRRRWCSSEICGNRERVARHRRRAALAR; encoded by the coding sequence ATGGCACTGGGTACGGCCACCGACCCCTACGAGCTGCGGTTCGACACCGGGCGGATCTGCCTGGACCTCATCGCCACCACCCACCCCGTGGAACGCCTCGGCTCCCTGGACGCCCTGCGCGCCTGGATCACCGGCTCCGGACTCGTCCCGCCCGGCACGCCGCTGGCCCACGCCGACCCCTCCTGGCTGACCGGCTTCCGCGAACTGCGCTGCGAGACCGCGAGACTGGTGCGCGCCCGACCGGCACCGCGTGCCCGCCCGTACGACCTCGCGCTCGCCCGCGTCAACGAACTCGCCCTCGCCGCACCCCCGGCGCCCCGTGCGGTGCCCGGCGAGGACGGCGTACTGGTGCGGGAGCTGACCGGGCCGCCGCGGTGCTCGGCGCTGCTCGGCGCCCTCGCGCGGGACGCCGTGGAACTGCTCACCGACCCGGTCGCCCGGGCGGGCCTGCGGCAGTGCGAGGGCGACAACTGCCCCATCGTCTACCTCGACACCTCCCGCGGCCGGCGCCGGCGCTGGTGCTCCAGCGAGATCTGCGGCAACCGCGAGCGCGTCGCCCGACACCGCCGCCGCGCCGCCCTCGCCCGCTGA
- a CDS encoding NAD-dependent malic enzyme: MATAPSVSYSMTVRLEVPAGGTAVSQLTTAVESAGGSVTGLDVTASGHDKLRIDVTIAAGSTSHAEEIVEQLRGIEGVSLGKVSDRTFLMHLGGKIEMASKHPIRNRDDLSMVYTPGVARVCMAIAENPEDARRLTIKRNSVAVVTDGSAVLGLGNIGPKAALPVMEGKAALFKRFAGIDAWPICLDTQDTDAIVEIVKAIAPGFAGINLEDISAPRCFEIEARLREALDIPVFHDDQHGTAIVVLAALTNALRVVGKGIENVRVVMSGAGAAGTAILKLLLAAGVKNAVVADIHGVVHAGRADLVDAAPESALRWIADNTNPEGLTGTLKEAVHGADVFIGVSAPNVLDGADVAAMAEGAIVFALANPDPEVDPAIARETAAVVATGRSDFPNQINNVLVFPGVFRGLLDAQSRTVNTEMMLAAAHALADVVTEDEINPNYIIPSVFNDKVAGAVAGAVREAAKAAGVVA, from the coding sequence ATGGCAACGGCGCCCAGCGTCTCCTACTCGATGACGGTCCGACTGGAGGTGCCCGCCGGCGGAACAGCCGTCTCGCAGCTCACCACGGCGGTGGAGTCCGCGGGCGGCTCGGTCACCGGCCTCGACGTCACGGCCTCCGGCCACGACAAGCTCCGTATCGACGTCACCATCGCGGCCGGCTCGACCTCCCACGCCGAGGAGATCGTGGAGCAGCTGCGGGGCATCGAGGGCGTCAGCCTGGGCAAGGTCTCGGACCGTACCTTCCTCATGCACCTCGGCGGCAAGATCGAGATGGCGTCGAAGCACCCCATCCGCAACCGCGACGACCTGTCCATGGTGTACACGCCGGGCGTGGCCCGCGTCTGCATGGCGATCGCCGAGAACCCCGAGGACGCCCGCCGCCTCACCATCAAGCGCAACTCGGTTGCGGTCGTGACGGACGGTTCCGCCGTGCTGGGCCTCGGCAACATCGGCCCGAAGGCCGCGCTGCCGGTGATGGAGGGCAAGGCGGCCCTGTTCAAGCGGTTCGCCGGTATCGACGCCTGGCCGATCTGCCTGGACACCCAGGACACCGACGCGATCGTCGAGATCGTCAAGGCCATCGCCCCGGGCTTCGCCGGCATCAACCTGGAGGACATCTCCGCCCCCCGCTGCTTCGAGATCGAGGCCCGGCTGCGCGAGGCCCTCGACATCCCCGTCTTCCACGACGACCAGCACGGCACCGCCATCGTCGTCCTCGCCGCCCTCACCAACGCCCTGCGCGTGGTGGGCAAGGGCATCGAGAACGTACGGGTCGTCATGTCCGGTGCCGGCGCCGCCGGTACGGCCATCCTGAAGCTGCTGCTCGCCGCCGGTGTGAAGAACGCCGTCGTCGCCGACATCCACGGCGTCGTGCACGCGGGCCGCGCCGACCTGGTCGACGCCGCCCCGGAGTCGGCGCTGCGCTGGATCGCCGACAACACCAACCCGGAGGGCCTCACCGGCACCCTCAAGGAGGCCGTGCACGGCGCGGACGTCTTCATCGGCGTCTCCGCCCCCAACGTCCTCGACGGCGCGGACGTGGCCGCCATGGCCGAGGGCGCGATCGTGTTCGCGCTCGCGAACCCCGACCCGGAGGTCGACCCGGCGATCGCCCGGGAGACGGCCGCCGTCGTCGCCACCGGCCGCTCCGACTTCCCGAACCAGATCAACAACGTGCTGGTCTTCCCGGGTGTCTTCCGCGGTCTGCTGGACGCCCAGTCCCGCACCGTGAACACCGAGATGATGCTCGCCGCCGCGCACGCCCTCGCGGACGTGGTGACCGAGGACGAGATCAACCCGAACTACATCATTCCCAGCGTCTTCAACGACAAGGTCGCCGGTGCCGTCGCGGGCGCCGTGCGGGAGGCGGCGAAGGCCGCCGGAGTGGTGGCGTAG
- a CDS encoding DUF3039 domain-containing protein yields the protein MSTLEPERGTGTGTLVEPTPQTSHGDGDHERFAHYVQKDKIMASALDGTPVVALCGKVWVPGRDPKKYPVCPMCKEIYESMNGGGDEGKGGDKK from the coding sequence ATGAGCACTCTCGAGCCCGAGCGCGGGACAGGTACGGGAACCCTCGTCGAGCCGACGCCGCAGACGTCCCACGGCGACGGCGATCACGAGCGCTTCGCGCATTACGTCCAGAAGGACAAGATCATGGCGAGCGCCCTCGACGGCACCCCCGTCGTGGCGCTGTGCGGCAAGGTCTGGGTGCCGGGCCGCGACCCGAAGAAGTACCCCGTCTGCCCCATGTGCAAGGAGATCTACGAGTCCATGAACGGCGGCGGGGACGAGGGCAAGGGCGGCGACAAGAAGTAG
- a CDS encoding YqgE/AlgH family protein produces MTEVSSLTGRLLVATPALADPNFERAVVLLLDHDEEGSLGVVLNRPTPVDVGDILEDWADLAGEPGVVFQGGPVSLDSALGVAVVPGGASGERAPLGWRRVHGAIGLVDLEAPPELLAPAVGALRIFAGYAGWGPGQLEDELTEGAWYVVESEPGDVSSPFPERLWREVLRRQRGDLAMVATYPDDPSLN; encoded by the coding sequence ATGACCGAGGTGTCCTCGCTCACGGGGCGGCTGCTCGTGGCAACGCCCGCCCTGGCGGACCCGAACTTCGAGCGTGCGGTGGTGCTCCTCCTCGACCACGACGAGGAGGGCTCCCTCGGTGTCGTCCTCAACCGCCCCACACCGGTCGACGTGGGCGACATCCTGGAGGACTGGGCGGACCTGGCCGGCGAGCCGGGCGTCGTCTTCCAGGGCGGCCCGGTCTCGCTGGACTCCGCGCTCGGCGTCGCCGTCGTCCCCGGCGGGGCGTCGGGCGAGCGGGCACCGCTGGGCTGGCGCCGGGTGCACGGCGCGATCGGCCTGGTCGACCTGGAGGCGCCCCCGGAGCTGCTGGCGCCCGCCGTGGGCGCCCTGCGGATCTTCGCCGGGTACGCGGGCTGGGGCCCCGGCCAGCTGGAGGACGAACTGACCGAGGGCGCCTGGTACGTGGTCGAGTCCGAGCCCGGTGACGTGTCCTCGCCGTTCCCGGAGCGACTGTGGCGCGAGGTCCTGCGCCGGCAGCGGGGCGACCTGGCGATGGTGGCGACGTATCCGGACGACCCGTCGCTCAACTGA
- a CDS encoding anthrone oxygenase family protein, giving the protein MADNDRERRSRTAGGVLVAATVAAGLMAGTFYVFACAVMPALARSDDRVYVAVMRDVNEVIENPVFLLGFMGALVLAGLAGWQSRRVPGRWWVLAGATAYALAFLVTVAGNVPLNDALARPGDPAALRERFEDPWVAWNTVRAVLSTVATGCLAAGLLVRGRGRHGSANR; this is encoded by the coding sequence ATGGCAGACAACGACAGGGAGCGGCGGTCCCGCACCGCCGGTGGAGTGCTGGTCGCGGCCACGGTCGCCGCGGGTCTGATGGCCGGGACGTTCTACGTCTTCGCCTGCGCCGTGATGCCCGCGCTGGCCCGCAGCGACGACCGGGTGTACGTCGCGGTGATGCGCGACGTCAACGAGGTCATCGAGAACCCGGTGTTCCTGCTGGGCTTCATGGGGGCGCTGGTGCTGGCGGGGCTGGCGGGGTGGCAGTCCCGCCGTGTGCCGGGCCGTTGGTGGGTCCTGGCGGGCGCGACGGCGTACGCGCTCGCCTTCCTGGTCACCGTGGCCGGGAACGTCCCGCTCAACGACGCCCTGGCGCGGCCCGGCGATCCGGCGGCGCTGCGCGAGCGGTTCGAGGACCCGTGGGTGGCGTGGAACACCGTCCGTGCCGTGCTGTCGACGGTGGCGACGGGGTGCCTGGCCGCGGGGCTCCTGGTCCGGGGGCGCGGGCGGCACGGCTCGGCGAACCGGTGA